One genomic region from Mastacembelus armatus chromosome 21, fMasArm1.2, whole genome shotgun sequence encodes:
- the cwc22 gene encoding pre-mRNA-splicing factor CWC22 homolog: MDPPGRSRSPSPVQREHSGPSEDESSPAAERPQQANSVERSPKLRLSPQASPAGHNPSGSSSSSSSDSSRSSSSSSSSSSSEDEDEHHGALRKIKSSVAQIKRSRSKSQEEDRSKSRERPRSRGHERSKSRDRSRAQDRSRSRSRARDRSRSRSRSRGRDRSRSRGRDISRSRGRNRSRSRGRNRSRSRERDRSRGRDRSRSRERDRDWYDRGRYARDRYDDRDQTNRDADSDQRRRGRPASSPADKEPVAVDEPPAKKKKEEVDPILTRTGGAYIPPAKLRLMQQQITDKTSLAYQRLSWEALRKSINGLINKVNVSNIVNIIQELLQENIVRGRGLLARSVLQAQAASPIFTHVYSAVVAIINSKFPQIGELILKRLILSFRRSYRRNLKQQCLTASKFVAHLINQNVAHEVLCLEMLTLLLERPTDDSVEVAIAFLKECGLKLTEVSPRGINAIFERLRNILHESAIDKRVQYMIEVMFAIRKDGFKDHPVIPDGLDLVDEDDQFTHMLPLDDEYNTEDILNVFKMDPNFLENEEKYKTIKRDILDEGSSDSGEEADGSDEDEDDEDENEEGGEDEKVTIFDKTEVNLVAFRRTIYLAIQSSLDFEECAHKLIKMDFPESQTKELCNMILDCCAQQRTYEKFFGLLAGRFCLLKKEYMESFEGIFAEQYDTIHRLETNKLRNVARLFAHLLYTDSVPWSVLECIRMSEETTTSSSRIFVKILFQELCAYMGLPKLNQRLKDTTLQPFFEGLFPRDNPRNTRFAINFFTSIGLGGLTDELREHLKNAPKMIMTQNQEVESSDSSSSSSSSSSSSSSSDSSSESDSDSSDSDSSSSSSSSSDSDAKHKKRGKRKEQSEEKREEKDKKRKKNKPSDKKRVQRKEDDEDDSNNEKQSRKDRKGRARDTREAEVKERAHEGPRRSRPDEREEEEKDEVEERRRKMDLQDRERDRERERDRDRGRDRDRERGRERENEEKRDRERDREKQRERERNKENRDRNREERRRR; encoded by the exons aTGGACCCTCCAGGCAGAAGTCGAAGCCCCAGTCCAGTGCAGAGAGAACACAGTG GACCTTCAGAGGATGAATCCAGCCCAGCCGCAGAGAGGCCCCAACAAGCCAACTCGGTGGAGAGAAGCCCCAAATTAAGACTGTCCCCTCAGGCCAGTCCTGCAGGCCATAACCCCTCCGGAAGCTCTTCTTCCAGCAGTTCAGAtagcagccgcagcagcagcagcagcagcagtagtagtagtagtgaaGATGAGGATGAACATCATGGGGCACTGAGGAAGATCAAGAGTAGCGTGGCTCAGATCAAA agatcCAGATCCAAGTCCCAAGAGGAAGACAGATCCAAGTCCAGAGAGAGACCCAGATCCAGGGGACACGAGCGTTCCAAGTCCAGAGACAGATCCAGGGCACAAGACAGATCCAGATCCAGGTCCAGGGCACGAGacagatccagatccagatccaggTCAAGGGGACGAGACAGATCCAGGTCAAGGGGACGAGACATCTCCAGGTCCAGGGGACGAAACAGATCCAGGTCCAGGGGACGAAACAGATCCAGgtccagagagagagacagatcaAGGGGACGAGATAGATCCAGATCCCGAGAGAGAGACCGGGACTGGTATGACAGAGGACGCTATGCTAG AGATCGCTATGATGATCGGGATCAGACCAATCGGGATGCAGATTCAGATCAAAGGAGACGGGGCCGCCCTGCTTCCTCTCCGGCTGACAAGGAGCCAGTGGCGGTCGACGAGCCaccagcaaagaagaagaaagaggaggttGATCCGATCCTGACGAGGACTGGTGGAGCCTACATCCCCCCCGCCAAGCTGCGCTTGATGCAGCAGCAAATCACTGACAAGACCAG TCTGGCCTATCAGAGATTGAGCTGGGAGGCTCTGAGGAAGTCCATCAACGGTTTGATCAACAAAGTGAACGTTTCCAACATTGTCAATATCATCCAGGAACTGCTGCAGGAGAATATCGTGAGGGGCAG GGGTCTGCTGGCTCGCTCAGTGCTGCAGGCTCAGGCGGCTTCTCCGATCTTCACTCATGTTTACTCTGCCGTCGTGGCTATCATCAACTCCAAGTTCCCTCAGATTGGAGAACTGATCCTCAAACGCCTCATCCTGAGCTTCAGGAGGAGCTACCGCCGCAACCTCAAG cAACAGTGCCTAACAGCCTCAAAGTTTGTGGCTCACCTCATTAACCAGAACGTG GCCCATGAGGTTTTGTGTCTGGAGATGCTCACACTGCTGCTGGAGCGACCCACTGACGACAGCGTGGAAGTCGCCATCGCCTTCCTGAAGGAGTGTGGACTCAAACTAACTGAGGTTTCCCCCCGAGGAATCAACG cCATATTTGAGCGTCTCAGGAACATCCTTCACGAGTCAGCCATTGATAAGAGAGTCCAGTACATGATTGAGGTGATGTTTGCCATTAGGAAGGATGGCTTCAAAGATCATCCAGTGATCCCAGACGGCTTGGACCTGGTGGATGAGGACGACCAGTTCACTCATATGCTGCCGCTGGACGACGAGTACAATACAGAGGATATCCTCA ATGTGTTTAAGATGGACCCTAACTTCCTGGAGAATGAGGAGAAATACAAAACCATTAAAAGAG ATATCTTGGACGAGGGCAGCAGTGATTCAGGGGAGGAAGCAGACGGCAGCGACGAAGATGAAGACGATGAAGATGAGAacgaggagggaggagaag aTGAGAAGGTCACAATCTTTGATAAGACAGAAGTCAACCTGGTTGCTTTCAGAAGAACAATCTACCTCGCCATACAGtccag CTTGGACTTTGAAGAGTGCGCTCACAAACTGATCAAGATGGACTTTCCTGAGAGCCAGACG AAGGAGCTGTGTAACATGATCCTGGACTGCTGCGCTCAACAGAGAACTTATGAGAAATTTTTTGGTCTCTTGGCAGgg agGTTCTGTCTGCTGAAAAAGGAGTACATGGAGAGTTTTGAGGGGATTTTTGCGGAGCAGTACGACACTATTCACCGACTCGAGACCAACAAACTGAGGAATGTTGCACGACTGTTCGCTCACCTGCTCTACACAGACTCTGTTCCCTGGAGT GTGTTGGAATGCATCCGAATGAGTGAGGAAACCACAACATCGTCCAGCAGGATCTTTGTGAAGATCCTTTTCCAGGAACTCTGTGCCTACATGGGGCTCCCCAAACTCAACCAGAGGCTCAAAGACAc GACTTTGCAGCCATTCTTTGAGGGTCTGTTTCCCCGTGATAACCCCAGAAACACTCGCTTCGCAATCAACTTCTTCACCTCTATTGGACTGGGAGGACTGAC GGACGAGTTGAGGGAACATTTGAAGAATGCGCCGAAGATGATCATGACTCAAAACCAGGAAGTGGAATCCTCTgactcctcctcatcctcttcatcctcctcctcatcctcctcctcctcagactCTTCCAGCGAATCAGATTCAGACTCCTCTGATTCAgactcctcctccagcagcagcagcagctcag ATTCAGATGCCAAACATAAAAAGAGGGggaagagaaaagagcaaagtgAGGAGAAGAGGGAAGAGAAGGACAAGAAGCGGAAGAAGAACAAACCCTCTGACAAGAAACGGGTCCAACGCAAAGAAGATGACGAAGATGACAGTAACAACGAGAAGCAGTCGAGGAAGGACAGGAAAGGTCGTGCACGCGATACACGTGAGGCTGAAGTTAAGGAGCGTGCACATGAAGGCCCTCGTCGAAGCCGACcagatgaaagagaagaagaggagaaggatgAAGTGGAGGAGAGAAGACGAAAAATGGACCTtcaagacagagaaagagacagagagagggagagagacagagacagaggaagggacagagacagagagcgggggagggagagagagaatgaggagaagagagacagagagagagatcgagagaagcagagggagagagagaggaataaagaaaacagagacaggaacagagaggagaggaggaggagataa